The following proteins are co-located in the Chloroflexota bacterium genome:
- a CDS encoding YibE/F family protein: protein MLKNNRLFWMAALTLAGLAAVLIWIFIPRLAANPDDAAAGNRIGFGSDAVRAEIVAIVEEGTVQVGNVEQEYQLLRVELLEGDWAGTQLEVDYGKRQTRPEGLNLDVGDRVIVSVGKNLDGYITAFFMDFVRTRPIAVLFATFVIFSVLISGWKGVRGLIGMAISLGVIVFYIIPQILQGRDPLWVSVSGAFFLLAVTLYLVYGWTLKTHAAVLGTLLSLMITALLAGFFVDLTRLTGFGNEDVLFLVQQADVQLNLRGLVLGGMLIGALGVLDDLVITQASVVFELHGLDPGLRLRELYQRAMRVGQDHVAATVNTLVLAYAGAALPMFLLFSLSGEQFGFLLNLEYVAEEVVRTLVGSLGLFAAVPLTTLLSCLIALYHHRLGPIRRYLGPETGSGGHSHSH, encoded by the coding sequence ATGCTGAAAAATAATCGTCTTTTTTGGATGGCGGCGCTGACCCTGGCGGGGCTGGCTGCCGTGCTGATATGGATTTTTATCCCCAGGCTGGCGGCTAACCCCGATGACGCGGCCGCGGGCAACCGAATTGGCTTTGGCTCCGATGCGGTGCGCGCCGAGATCGTTGCGATTGTGGAAGAGGGTACGGTGCAGGTGGGCAACGTGGAGCAGGAATATCAATTGCTGCGGGTGGAGTTGCTCGAAGGCGATTGGGCGGGTACCCAGCTCGAAGTGGATTATGGCAAACGGCAGACACGCCCCGAGGGGTTGAATCTGGATGTGGGCGATCGCGTGATTGTGAGCGTGGGCAAAAACCTCGATGGTTATATTACGGCCTTTTTTATGGATTTTGTGCGCACGCGCCCAATTGCGGTTTTGTTTGCCACTTTTGTGATCTTTAGTGTGCTGATTAGCGGCTGGAAAGGTGTGCGCGGCCTGATCGGGATGGCAATCAGCCTGGGGGTAATTGTGTTCTATATCATCCCGCAGATTTTGCAAGGCCGCGATCCGCTTTGGGTGAGTGTCAGTGGGGCGTTTTTCTTGCTGGCGGTGACACTGTATCTGGTGTACGGCTGGACGTTGAAAACCCATGCCGCGGTGTTGGGGACGCTGCTCTCGTTGATGATTACGGCGCTGCTGGCGGGCTTTTTTGTCGATCTGACGCGTCTGACCGGCTTCGGCAACGAAGATGTGCTCTTTTTGGTGCAGCAGGCCGATGTGCAGCTTAATTTGCGCGGGCTGGTCTTGGGGGGTATGTTGATTGGCGCGCTGGGCGTGCTGGACGATCTGGTTATCACGCAGGCTTCAGTGGTATTTGAACTGCATGGCCTGGATCCGGGTTTGAGGCTGCGCGAGTTATATCAGCGGGCGATGCGCGTGGGACAAGATCATGTGGCCGCGACAGTGAATACGCTGGTGCTGGCCTACGCCGGGGCCGCCTTGCCGATGTTTTTGTTATTCTCACTTTCGGGGGAGCAGTTTGGCTTTTTACTCAATCTGGAATATGTGGCCGAAGAGGTGGTACGCACATTGGTTGGTTCTTTAGGTTTGTTTGCCGCCGTGCCGCTGACGACGCTGCTATCCTGTCTGATTGCTTTGTATCATCATCGTCTGGGACCCATCCGCCGCTATCTTGGCCCGGAGACGGGGAGCGGCGGACATAGCCATAGCCATTAA